The following are from one region of the Edaphobacter acidisoli genome:
- a CDS encoding 16S rRNA (uracil(1498)-N(3))-methyltransferase, with product MTRRRFIADTWSPTTATLTGDQAIHLARVLRAEPGQIYDVVAGGFLHRAEITTVSPTEVHFTLHEELESDSALPLHLLLAVFKFDHMEWAIEKATELGVERITPILARRTEKHLAQASAKRAERWRRIALEASKQSRRTTIPEIADPIALKPALEQEQSPIRILLSETEQATPLAEALRQDQPTTSNHQPTTALAIGPEGGWTQDEMALFTQHQWQPVTLGPRILRAETAAIAAIAIAASILQPN from the coding sequence ATGACGCGCCGCCGCTTCATCGCTGACACCTGGTCCCCGACCACCGCCACACTCACCGGAGACCAGGCCATCCACCTCGCCCGCGTCCTCCGCGCCGAACCCGGCCAGATCTACGATGTCGTCGCCGGAGGTTTCCTCCACCGCGCAGAGATCACCACCGTCAGCCCCACCGAAGTCCACTTCACCCTGCACGAAGAGCTCGAGTCCGACTCAGCGCTCCCACTTCATCTCCTGCTGGCCGTCTTCAAGTTCGACCACATGGAGTGGGCCATCGAGAAGGCCACCGAGCTGGGCGTCGAACGCATCACACCCATCCTCGCCCGCCGCACCGAAAAGCACCTCGCGCAAGCCTCAGCGAAGCGAGCCGAACGCTGGCGCCGCATCGCCCTCGAAGCCTCCAAGCAATCCCGCCGCACCACCATCCCCGAGATAGCCGACCCCATCGCCCTCAAACCCGCCCTCGAACAGGAACAAAGCCCCATCCGCATCCTCTTAAGCGAAACCGAGCAAGCCACCCCACTCGCCGAAGCGCTCAGACAAGATCAACCAACAACCAGCAACCATCAACCAACAACCGCGTTAGCCATCGGCCCAGAAGGCGGCTGGACGCAGGACGAAATGGCTCTCTTCACCCAACACCAATGGCAACCGGTCACCCTCGGCCCCCGCATCCTCCGCGCCGAAACCGCCGCCATCGCCGCCATCGCCATCGCCGCCTCTATCCTCCAGCCAAACTGA
- a CDS encoding nitrite/sulfite reductase, translating into MTTPAAPAVKETKAQKAERIKAAKNPWHAWEEVRQYARDGRDSVPAEWSTYFRWWGIYTQGDGKGVTGGVGGEGKATEYFMMRVALPNGLLTSAQLRVLAQITRKYANNLADITTRQNIQLHWLTIGGLVDVQDALESVGLSSKGACGDVVRNVTGCPLAGLDSHQLIDASPLAVEVAHKLNGNDTFYNLPRKFKFTISGCPLWCSFPEINDAALTAIKRVVDGKEEIGYTLRVGGGLSNEPHIAVRIPVFVRQDQAIAVATATAEVFRDAGILRESRTSARIKYLFMKFGWTAETFLTELESKLGYKLDPSPVSEDNPPADIYRDHVGITPQLQPGLSAVGASVINGRVSGDQLEKLAELAEKYGDGQLRTTIGQNILIVNVPNAKTAALVVELNTLGLNVDTSAFWRGAIACTGTEFCKLAIAETKGFNKWLVAELEDRLPGFDQQIRIHITGCTNSCGQSWIADLGLEGKKIKKDGKMVDAFYFCVGGAVGKYAGIARQIGYRAAAEDCPEAIERLLRAYLAERTEGEDLRSYFRRTSDETLRAHLNGETVAAVERDAPPVGAGRFVSAE; encoded by the coding sequence ATGACCACGCCAGCCGCACCCGCCGTGAAAGAGACCAAGGCCCAGAAGGCCGAGCGCATCAAAGCCGCAAAAAATCCCTGGCACGCCTGGGAAGAGGTGCGGCAGTATGCGCGTGATGGCCGCGACTCCGTGCCGGCCGAGTGGTCCACCTACTTCCGCTGGTGGGGCATCTACACCCAGGGCGACGGCAAGGGAGTCACCGGCGGCGTAGGCGGCGAAGGCAAAGCGACCGAGTACTTCATGATGCGCGTGGCCCTGCCGAACGGTCTGCTCACCAGCGCCCAGCTTCGCGTCCTCGCACAAATCACCAGGAAGTACGCCAACAATCTCGCCGACATCACCACCCGCCAGAACATCCAGCTCCACTGGCTCACCATCGGCGGCCTCGTCGACGTGCAGGACGCACTCGAGTCCGTCGGCCTCAGCTCCAAGGGCGCCTGCGGCGACGTCGTCCGCAACGTCACCGGCTGCCCACTCGCCGGGCTCGACTCGCACCAGCTCATCGACGCCAGCCCCCTCGCCGTCGAGGTCGCGCACAAGCTCAACGGCAACGACACCTTCTACAACCTGCCGCGCAAATTCAAGTTCACCATCTCCGGCTGCCCGCTCTGGTGCAGCTTCCCCGAGATCAACGACGCTGCGCTCACCGCGATCAAGCGTGTCGTCGACGGCAAAGAGGAGATCGGCTACACGCTGCGCGTAGGCGGCGGCCTCTCGAACGAACCGCACATTGCCGTGCGCATCCCCGTCTTCGTCCGTCAGGACCAGGCCATCGCCGTCGCCACCGCAACCGCCGAGGTCTTCCGCGACGCCGGCATCCTCCGCGAGAGCCGCACCAGCGCCCGCATCAAGTACCTCTTCATGAAGTTCGGCTGGACCGCCGAGACCTTCCTCACCGAGCTCGAATCCAAGCTCGGCTACAAGCTCGACCCCAGCCCGGTCAGCGAAGACAATCCGCCCGCCGACATCTATCGCGACCACGTCGGCATCACGCCGCAGCTCCAGCCCGGCCTCTCCGCCGTCGGCGCCAGCGTCATCAACGGACGCGTCTCCGGCGATCAGCTTGAGAAGCTCGCCGAGCTGGCCGAGAAGTACGGCGACGGCCAGCTCCGCACCACCATCGGCCAGAACATCCTCATCGTCAACGTGCCCAATGCGAAGACCGCCGCGCTCGTCGTCGAGCTCAACACGCTCGGCCTCAACGTCGACACCTCCGCCTTCTGGCGCGGCGCCATCGCCTGCACCGGCACCGAGTTCTGCAAGCTCGCCATCGCCGAGACCAAGGGCTTCAACAAGTGGCTCGTCGCCGAGCTCGAAGACCGGCTCCCCGGCTTCGACCAGCAGATTCGCATCCACATCACCGGCTGCACCAACTCCTGCGGACAAAGCTGGATCGCCGACCTCGGCCTCGAAGGCAAGAAGATCAAGAAGGACGGCAAGATGGTCGACGCCTTCTACTTTTGCGTCGGCGGTGCCGTCGGCAAGTACGCCGGCATCGCGCGCCAGATCGGCTATCGCGCCGCCGCCGAAGACTGCCCCGAAGCAATCGAGCGTCTCCTGCGCGCCTACCTGGCCGAGCGCACCGAAGGCGAAGACCTCCGCAGCTACTTCCGCCGCACCAGCGACGAGACCCTCCGCGCTCACCTCAACGGCGAGACGGTCGCGGCCGTCGAGCGCGACGCTCCACCCGTCGGCGCCGGCCGATTCGTCTCGGCAGAGTAA
- a CDS encoding response regulator, which yields MDHFEVIPLSEVPRNGEPQPTDDRRTVLIVDDEEVIADTLAIILAKSGYATFSAYNGISALELAEAIEPELVITDVMMPGMTGIELAITLRQNAPDCKVLLFSGHAAARDLLQEPSVAANNFEILSKPIHPSDLLRHIRECLDGQSLRCAV from the coding sequence ATGGACCACTTCGAGGTAATCCCATTATCAGAGGTACCGAGGAACGGCGAGCCGCAGCCAACGGACGACAGGCGAACGGTATTGATCGTGGACGATGAGGAGGTGATTGCAGATACCCTCGCCATCATTCTTGCTAAAAGCGGCTATGCGACGTTTTCTGCGTATAACGGCATAAGCGCGTTGGAACTGGCCGAAGCAATCGAGCCGGAGTTAGTCATTACGGACGTCATGATGCCGGGAATGACGGGTATTGAACTCGCGATCACTCTGAGGCAGAATGCGCCTGATTGCAAAGTCCTGCTGTTTTCAGGCCATGCTGCGGCAAGAGATCTTCTGCAGGAGCCATCCGTGGCAGCGAACAACTTTGAGATTCTGTCAAAGCCGATTCATCCAAGCGACCTGCTACGGCATATCCGTGAATGCCTGGACGGGCAATCTCTACGGTGTGCAGTTTGA
- a CDS encoding precorrin-2 dehydrogenase/sirohydrochlorin ferrochelatase family protein translates to MSLFPIFLKLAARRCIVIGGGTIAESKIESLQAAEANITVIAPMVTERIANFAAAGEIEWLRREYAAGDLAGHFLVVAATDNPATNRAVFQEARERDVLCNAVDDPPFCDFYFPSVVRRGDLQIAISTAGASPALAQQLRKEINAQLPLDAGEWLTELGNLRREVVAAEPLNEERRWLLHQLAQREVCGYEQCPSRVIAREHAVKNPKPNPLPNKPHAEVKP, encoded by the coding sequence ATGAGTCTGTTCCCCATCTTCCTCAAGCTCGCAGCACGCCGATGCATCGTCATCGGCGGCGGCACCATTGCCGAATCGAAGATCGAGTCCCTCCAGGCCGCCGAGGCAAACATCACCGTCATCGCCCCGATGGTGACCGAGCGCATCGCAAACTTCGCCGCCGCAGGCGAGATCGAATGGCTCCGGCGCGAGTACGCCGCAGGCGACCTTGCCGGACACTTCCTCGTCGTCGCCGCCACCGACAATCCCGCAACCAATCGCGCCGTCTTCCAGGAGGCGCGCGAGCGCGACGTTCTCTGCAACGCCGTAGACGATCCCCCCTTCTGCGACTTCTACTTCCCTTCCGTCGTCCGCCGCGGCGATCTGCAGATTGCCATCTCCACCGCAGGCGCAAGCCCCGCACTCGCGCAGCAACTACGCAAGGAGATCAACGCGCAGCTTCCCCTCGACGCAGGAGAATGGCTCACAGAACTTGGCAACCTGCGCCGCGAGGTTGTCGCCGCCGAGCCCTTGAACGAAGAGCGCCGCTGGCTCCTCCATCAGCTCGCGCAACGCGAGGTCTGCGGCTACGAGCAGTGCCCCTCACGCGTCATCGCCCGTGAGCACGCCGTCAAGAATCCAAAGCCCAATCCGCTCCCAAACAAACCCCACGCAGAGGTGAAGCCGTGA
- the cobA gene encoding uroporphyrinogen-III C-methyltransferase: protein MNAHSQDEAQPGHVYLVGAGPGDPGLLTLRALALLQTSDVILPDDLVSDEILALASPTANIIPVGKRCGQPRITQAGIHDLMREHTAEGSSVLRLKSGDPLVFGRAGEEIAALREANIPFEIVPGISAAFAVAAELQTPLTDRSSASKLIFATAHHAAGKLELTPKWTGAFPEDATLVIYMPGRNFRALADDLIASGIPANTPCVAVSKASTPEEHVHASTLATLEDAAVGPAPVVMLIGHAIQVT from the coding sequence GTGAACGCGCACTCGCAGGACGAGGCCCAGCCCGGCCACGTCTATCTCGTCGGCGCAGGCCCCGGAGATCCCGGCCTGCTCACACTCCGCGCGCTCGCCCTGCTGCAAACCTCCGACGTCATCCTCCCCGACGACCTTGTCTCGGACGAGATCCTCGCCCTGGCCAGCCCCACCGCAAACATCATCCCCGTCGGCAAGCGCTGCGGACAGCCGCGCATCACCCAGGCCGGCATTCACGACCTGATGCGCGAGCACACCGCCGAAGGAAGCTCCGTGCTGCGCCTCAAATCCGGCGACCCGCTGGTCTTCGGGCGCGCAGGCGAAGAGATCGCCGCACTGCGTGAAGCAAATATCCCCTTCGAGATCGTCCCCGGCATCAGCGCCGCCTTCGCCGTTGCCGCCGAGCTGCAAACACCCCTGACCGATCGCAGCTCCGCGTCGAAACTCATCTTCGCCACCGCGCATCACGCCGCAGGCAAACTTGAGCTGACGCCGAAATGGACCGGAGCCTTCCCAGAAGACGCCACGCTCGTCATTTACATGCCCGGCCGAAACTTCCGCGCCCTCGCCGACGATCTCATCGCCTCAGGAATCCCTGCCAACACCCCATGCGTCGCCGTCAGCAAAGCCAGCACACCCGAGGAGCACGTCCACGCATCCACGCTGGCCACGCTCGAAGACGCAGCCGTAGGTCCCGCGCCGGTCGTCATGCTCATCGGCCACGCAATCCAGGTCACATAA
- a CDS encoding PEP-CTERM sorting domain-containing protein (PEP-CTERM proteins occur, often in large numbers, in the proteomes of bacteria that also encode an exosortase, a predicted intramembrane cysteine proteinase. The presence of a PEP-CTERM domain at a protein's C-terminus predicts cleavage within the sorting domain, followed by covalent anchoring to some some component of the (usually Gram-negative) cell surface. Many PEP-CTERM proteins exhibit an unusual sequence composition that includes large numbers of potential glycosylation sites. Expression of one such protein has been shown restore the ability of a bacterium to form floc, a type of biofilm.), producing MRRLIQFVLLVMFVTASTTGIRASTDCERWFIAYKQQLAHAKSMQRIEAARRRARMYAKRKLAGYVKPTTPVHPHPHRRPMSREETLRHFNLACGVLPEESTDQPLIAEEKPPAFEPFEPTDDFLAPDDGDQQIASYVAPPYVPPNFGPPSESGPPLYAPPIGGTGGGPAPHIPNNPPPNNPPPNNPPPNNPPPVVPEPGSLVLVLTGAIAAAGALRRKFRG from the coding sequence ATGCGGCGCCTGATTCAATTCGTGCTTTTGGTGATGTTTGTTACAGCCTCGACGACGGGGATTCGCGCGTCGACGGACTGTGAACGATGGTTTATCGCCTATAAGCAGCAACTGGCCCATGCCAAGAGCATGCAAAGGATTGAGGCTGCGAGGCGTCGCGCGCGGATGTATGCCAAGCGCAAGCTCGCCGGTTACGTGAAGCCGACGACGCCGGTTCATCCCCATCCACATCGCAGACCGATGAGTCGTGAGGAGACACTGCGCCACTTCAACCTGGCTTGTGGCGTTCTGCCGGAGGAATCGACTGATCAGCCATTGATTGCTGAGGAGAAGCCACCGGCGTTTGAGCCGTTCGAACCGACAGATGACTTCCTTGCGCCGGATGATGGCGATCAGCAGATTGCTTCGTATGTTGCGCCGCCTTATGTTCCACCGAACTTTGGGCCTCCGAGCGAGAGCGGACCGCCGCTGTATGCTCCTCCGATTGGCGGCACGGGTGGTGGACCTGCACCTCACATCCCGAACAACCCACCGCCAAACAATCCGCCGCCGAATAATCCGCCACCGAATAATCCTCCGCCGGTGGTGCCAGAGCCGGGAAGCCTGGTGCTGGTGCTGACAGGAGCGATTGCTGCCGCGGGTGCGTTGCGGCGAAAGTTCCGGGGATAG
- a CDS encoding PadR family transcriptional regulator encodes MAAQRLSHSAALILKALSLGYRFGFEIMEVTGLPSGTVYPALRRLERDALVQSDWEPEAEATENARPARRYYEITKTGKVAALAATERYPLLARLVPEKRA; translated from the coding sequence ATGGCAGCGCAACGACTTTCTCATTCCGCCGCTCTTATCTTGAAGGCCCTGAGCCTCGGCTATCGCTTTGGCTTCGAGATTATGGAGGTGACGGGCCTGCCTAGCGGCACGGTGTATCCGGCGCTGCGGAGGCTGGAGCGCGATGCGCTGGTGCAGTCGGACTGGGAGCCGGAGGCTGAGGCGACCGAGAACGCTCGCCCGGCGCGCCGTTACTATGAGATCACCAAGACCGGCAAAGTCGCTGCGCTTGCCGCCACCGAACGCTATCCGTTGCTCGCTCGCCTTGTTCCGGAGAAACGCGCATGA
- a CDS encoding ABC transporter ATP-binding protein: protein MPSPMLEVRNVSKTYRSIPAVEDVSFSLHSGETLGYLGPNGSGKSTTVKMITGLIKPSRGKVFFDGRDIREDLASYRAQLGYVPEEAQVYTHLSGLEYLQLVGRLRGIRESLLESKARALLELLGLEHAQYSPMVNYSKGMRQRVLIASAVLHNPRLIVFDEPLSGLDAVSALMFKDLLALLAREGKAILYISHVMEVVERVCERVIVLSKGRVVADAAPHELTTLMKLPTLESVFAQLVQQTDTESIARQMVDVMKVQHA from the coding sequence ATGCCCAGCCCAATGCTTGAAGTACGCAATGTCTCCAAAACCTATCGCAGTATTCCCGCGGTAGAAGACGTCAGCTTCTCCCTGCACTCCGGCGAGACACTCGGCTACCTCGGCCCCAACGGCAGCGGCAAATCGACCACCGTGAAGATGATCACCGGGCTGATCAAGCCTTCACGCGGCAAAGTCTTCTTCGACGGCCGGGACATACGCGAAGACCTGGCAAGCTACAGGGCGCAACTAGGCTACGTTCCCGAAGAGGCCCAGGTGTACACGCATCTCTCCGGCCTCGAGTATCTCCAGCTCGTCGGACGTCTCCGTGGAATCCGTGAATCGCTGCTCGAATCCAAAGCGCGCGCGCTGCTCGAGCTGCTCGGGCTCGAACACGCGCAGTATTCCCCGATGGTGAACTACTCCAAAGGCATGCGTCAGCGTGTGCTGATCGCTTCAGCCGTATTGCACAACCCAAGGCTGATTGTCTTCGACGAGCCGCTGTCCGGCCTCGATGCCGTCTCCGCCCTGATGTTCAAAGACCTGCTCGCCCTGCTGGCCCGCGAAGGCAAGGCCATTCTCTACATCTCGCACGTCATGGAGGTAGTCGAGCGCGTCTGCGAGCGCGTCATCGTTCTGTCGAAGGGCAGAGTGGTGGCCGATGCCGCTCCGCACGAGCTCACCACGCTGATGAAGCTCCCAACCCTCGAAAGCGTCTTCGCCCAGCTCGTGCAGCAGACCGACACCGAGAGCATAGCCCGCCAGATGGTCGATGTCATGAAGGTGCAGCATGCCTGA
- a CDS encoding MFS transporter — MMRELRSLNAVQRNTFFACFLGWTLDAFDYFLLTLCLTAIARDFHTSIETVAEATFWTLAMRPAGAFLFGLMAERYGRRPTLMLNIVSFSTFGLASAFAPTIGSFMVLRALFGLAMGGEWGVGAALAFETLPAEGRGFFSGLLQEGYVVGSFLAAALYWLLFPHLHGTGMLSAWRVMFMIGSLPALLALYLRFKVEESPVWLAARAKGQSLRASLRWSELVRYLPAFLFLIALMTAFNSFSHGTQDMYPTFLQHDHHIVPAHVGLLVMIGNLGALAGGICWGWASERMGRKGAIIAAALLALPMVPLWAWSHSVVLLGVGGFLMQFMVQGAWGIVPAHLNELSPGPVRAIFPGLTYQLGNLIASRNNVFQVMLANRFSGGMLKMVMSVTVLVVALAVAGITALGREAAGVEFSGEP, encoded by the coding sequence ATGATGCGCGAGCTGCGATCGCTGAACGCGGTCCAGCGGAATACCTTCTTTGCCTGCTTCCTCGGGTGGACGCTCGATGCGTTTGACTACTTCCTGCTGACGCTTTGCCTCACCGCGATTGCGCGGGACTTCCATACCAGCATTGAGACGGTTGCGGAGGCGACGTTCTGGACGCTTGCGATGCGTCCTGCGGGCGCGTTTCTTTTTGGACTGATGGCGGAGCGGTATGGGCGGCGGCCTACGCTGATGCTGAATATCGTCTCGTTTTCGACGTTTGGACTGGCTTCGGCGTTTGCTCCCACGATTGGGAGCTTCATGGTGCTGCGCGCACTGTTTGGGCTGGCGATGGGTGGTGAATGGGGTGTTGGCGCGGCGCTGGCCTTTGAGACTTTGCCTGCCGAGGGACGTGGATTTTTTTCCGGCCTGCTGCAGGAGGGGTACGTTGTCGGCAGCTTTCTGGCTGCTGCGCTCTATTGGCTGCTGTTTCCGCACCTGCATGGGACGGGGATGCTCAGCGCGTGGCGCGTGATGTTCATGATTGGCTCGCTGCCTGCGCTGCTGGCGCTTTATCTGCGGTTCAAGGTGGAGGAGTCGCCGGTGTGGCTTGCGGCGAGGGCAAAGGGGCAGAGTCTGCGTGCGAGCCTTCGCTGGAGTGAGCTGGTGCGCTATCTGCCTGCGTTTCTCTTTCTGATTGCGCTGATGACGGCGTTTAACTCTTTCAGCCACGGCACGCAGGATATGTATCCTACGTTTCTTCAGCATGACCATCACATTGTTCCTGCGCATGTCGGGCTGTTGGTGATGATTGGCAATCTTGGCGCGCTTGCGGGAGGCATCTGCTGGGGATGGGCTTCGGAGCGGATGGGGCGCAAGGGGGCGATCATCGCTGCTGCGCTGCTTGCGCTGCCGATGGTGCCGCTGTGGGCGTGGTCGCACTCGGTGGTGCTGCTTGGAGTGGGCGGATTTCTGATGCAGTTCATGGTGCAGGGCGCGTGGGGGATTGTTCCGGCACATTTGAACGAGCTGTCGCCGGGGCCGGTGCGCGCTATTTTTCCAGGGCTGACGTATCAGCTCGGCAACCTGATTGCCTCGCGCAACAATGTTTTCCAGGTCATGCTCGCGAACCGGTTTTCTGGTGGGATGCTCAAGATGGTGATGTCGGTGACGGTCCTAGTTGTGGCGCTTGCGGTGGCTGGAATTACAGCGCTGGGCAGGGAAGCGGCTGGCGTCGAGTTCTCCGGCGAACCATAG
- a CDS encoding response regulator transcription factor, which translates to MTVVNFDQTPHPDDAPEESIPHGGIRVILADSQAIYRVGMKKVFALEDDIRVVAQVETLANLYAALQRYPTDVVLLEGQLIAGTTDAIPELVRQAPDAKLIVQVSETDESNTVELYRRGVRGVVPRSISPDLLVKCVRKIAEGETWIDNQSISWVIEAYRSQATTLTDPKVQPKLSKKELAIISCITRGMRNKEIAYQIGTTEQVIKNYLRKVYDKLGVSDRLELALYCLHHELLKQYMHDENAAAGQQGEAAPPLRAKL; encoded by the coding sequence ATGACGGTAGTGAACTTCGACCAAACCCCTCACCCTGACGACGCACCGGAAGAAAGCATTCCACACGGTGGCATCCGCGTGATCCTCGCGGACTCGCAGGCGATCTATCGCGTCGGCATGAAGAAGGTCTTCGCGCTCGAAGACGATATTCGCGTCGTCGCGCAGGTGGAGACGCTGGCTAATCTGTACGCCGCTCTGCAACGTTATCCCACGGACGTGGTGCTGCTGGAAGGGCAGCTGATTGCGGGGACGACGGACGCGATTCCTGAGCTGGTTCGCCAGGCGCCGGATGCCAAGCTGATTGTCCAGGTCTCTGAGACGGACGAGTCCAACACAGTAGAGCTTTATCGCCGCGGGGTGCGCGGGGTGGTGCCGCGGTCGATCTCGCCGGACCTGCTGGTGAAGTGCGTGCGCAAGATTGCCGAGGGCGAGACCTGGATCGACAACCAGTCGATTAGCTGGGTCATTGAGGCGTACCGCTCGCAGGCGACGACACTGACCGATCCGAAGGTCCAGCCGAAGCTCTCGAAGAAAGAGCTAGCAATCATCAGCTGCATTACGCGCGGCATGCGCAATAAAGAGATTGCTTACCAGATCGGCACGACGGAGCAGGTCATCAAGAACTATCTGCGCAAGGTGTATGACAAGCTCGGCGTTTCGGACCGCCTGGAGCTGGCGCTCTATTGTCTGCACCATGAACTGCTGAAGCAGTACATGCATGACGAGAACGCCGCGGCCGGGCAGCAGGGCGAGGCGGCGCCTCCGCTGCGCGCGAAGCTGTAG
- a CDS encoding PilZ domain-containing protein — MAQRQRREAENPVRTAVRFPMRLSIHVKTEQGELDAVTENISANGLLFVADQLPAIDSKIEFTITMPSEVMGSETDVTIHCVGRIVRHSVQDGEKKAAAVIDEYFLKA, encoded by the coding sequence GTGGCCCAGCGGCAAAGGCGCGAGGCAGAAAATCCTGTTCGCACGGCGGTACGTTTTCCTATGAGATTGTCGATTCATGTGAAAACGGAACAGGGCGAGCTGGACGCGGTGACGGAGAATATCTCCGCCAACGGCCTGCTTTTTGTCGCTGACCAGTTGCCGGCCATTGACAGCAAGATAGAGTTCACCATCACAATGCCTTCCGAAGTCATGGGCTCGGAGACCGACGTTACGATACACTGCGTCGGCCGAATCGTACGGCACTCGGTCCAGGACGGAGAGAAAAAGGCAGCGGCGGTGATTGATGAGTATTTCCTAAAGGCCTGA
- a CDS encoding aldo/keto reductase gives METKQLGNSDMRLTRIGLGTWAIGGGDTPFSWGAQDDSDSIAAIHRALDLGVNWIDTAPVYGLGHSEEIVGRALKGTSHKPYVFTKCAMVWNEKREIANDMTQIRREIDESLRRLQVDAIDLYQIHWPKPDEQIEEAWGVLADLKRAGKVRWIGVSNFNVAQMERAMKIAPITSLQPPYSMINRTVEAEILPFCRKQGIGVINYSPMHSGLLTGAMTKERVAGFPQDDFRRRAKNYQEPHLSRNLGIAEFLKGIAARHGVPVGVIAIAWTLHNPAVTAAIVGGRSAKQVEGVAPALEFKISDAEYTEILDYLDGHPAHD, from the coding sequence ATGGAAACGAAACAGCTTGGCAACTCGGATATGCGCCTGACACGGATTGGGCTTGGGACCTGGGCAATTGGTGGCGGTGACACGCCGTTTTCGTGGGGGGCGCAGGATGATAGCGATTCGATTGCGGCGATTCATCGTGCGCTCGATCTGGGCGTGAACTGGATTGATACGGCGCCGGTGTATGGGCTGGGGCATTCGGAAGAGATTGTGGGGCGCGCGCTTAAGGGTACTTCGCATAAGCCGTATGTCTTCACCAAGTGCGCGATGGTGTGGAACGAGAAGCGCGAGATCGCCAATGATATGACGCAGATTCGCCGCGAGATTGACGAGAGCCTTCGGCGTTTGCAAGTGGACGCTATCGATCTTTATCAGATTCACTGGCCGAAGCCGGATGAGCAGATCGAGGAGGCCTGGGGAGTGCTCGCGGATTTGAAGCGCGCGGGCAAGGTGCGGTGGATCGGGGTCTCGAACTTCAATGTCGCGCAGATGGAGCGGGCGATGAAGATTGCTCCGATTACGTCGCTGCAGCCGCCGTACTCGATGATTAATCGGACGGTGGAGGCGGAGATTCTGCCGTTTTGCCGGAAGCAGGGCATTGGCGTGATCAATTATTCGCCGATGCATTCGGGGCTGCTGACCGGGGCGATGACGAAGGAGCGGGTGGCAGGGTTTCCGCAGGATGATTTTCGTCGCCGGGCGAAGAATTATCAGGAGCCGCACCTGTCGCGGAACCTGGGTATTGCGGAGTTTCTGAAGGGCATTGCGGCGCGGCACGGTGTGCCTGTTGGGGTGATTGCGATTGCCTGGACGCTGCATAACCCGGCGGTGACGGCGGCGATTGTGGGCGGGCGCAGCGCGAAGCAGGTGGAAGGCGTGGCGCCGGCGCTGGAGTTTAAGATTTCAGATGCTGAATATACGGAAATTCTGGACTATCTGGATGGACATCCGGCGCATGATTAA